attatatcattttaatatttatataatattgtgaagtttaatcattatattatagtaCACAGTTAGAATTAGATATATTAGATTAGGATAGAAGATATTATGGtacattatgtaacaaaaGGGCGTAGGTGATCATACAAGCattgtatgattttatttcaataaaggtagaaataaagataacaaattaattttttattaatgagaaaTTGTGTATTTTCAAGGTTTAATTCTagttacaatattttgttgctcttttatatatgtatagctctttttattttccgcTATTATCTTATGCTATATTCAATACCACTCATTTCAGGGCGACAATTAATTCGTTCTTGGTGATCGATTTGGTTGGTTGCTGCTGCGTGTACATCGTCTTCATCTCGACGAATCTCAAGGAGGTCGTGGATTATTACACGGAAACGGACAAAAGTCTACGATTGTACATGGCCATGTTGTTGCCGGCACTTATCCTCCTCTCCCTCGTGAGGAATCTCAAATACCTCGCACCGTTCTCGATGGTAGCGAACGTGTTGATCGCCACTGGGATGGCTATTAccttctattatattttccaCGACCTGCCCACCATCAGCGACGTACCGAATTTCTCCAGCTGGTCTCAGCTGCCCCTGTTCTTCGGTACCGCCATCTTTGCCCTCGAGGGCATCGGTGTTGTAAGTATGCACATTCTTCGTATCGTCATACCacgataaattttaagtaatattatcggacacaaataaaatattaaaaatttatactttgcAATTTGTAGCgaaacttttttgtttctcCAACCAATATGTCGATCGgaattgaatattataatattttcaattattgaaaaatttaaaatggaagCTAAGATTTCTAATCCTGATTCTAATCTTGATTATAATGCGATTGCTCGCAGTGCAATCACCGAAGATAGATGTTACGACACTGCGCACCAGAAATAGCTTTGCATTCAGTTGCTAGACACGTCCGGACACTTAACGGTCATGTTCGATTGTTCCAAGTATCGACACGCATAAATCAAATGACACGCCTCGGCCGAACGTCATGGAATGTTTCGAACATTCGTGACGCGTATATCAAGCTGATAACACAAAATCACGTTAACATTCCATAACTCTTGCACGCAGCTGATATCTGTAAGAAACTTTTCGCACGGGATAAAATGATTATGATTTTTCAAACGCATcaggaaattatttaattaaatgctcATTACTTCGAAATaaggaattattttatttttattaaaatttagagtataaaattaaaaatatttaaattacattttatacatttttttatctaaatttaaacatttaaaggaatgctaaactgctcgtcaaacttgatcgagatcgataatgtagagtcattcgtgcacatctttaacaaaattttgtatgtagtttttttatagatttagaaatccttttccagaattaaagtttatgtatttcgCACACTATTatcgtctatactttaattgtggagaaggattttggaacaaattgtacaattctgtcgataaaacagataggatTCCCTTAAACACGgagaactttttttctaaagttcTTAGGCTCCTtctaaaaacacaatattgtTCTTTGCTGAAATACCAAGTGCGCctcatgcttattttatacgtacaaagtctaaaacttttatacgcagcaaatgtttttacgagtcgactacagaagtcgataacaaagctataatttttgaactttttttcgtttttcgtatgaaattgatcgcagCGCACCGCGTTACTATCTGTACTTTAACTTTgaagaaggatttttaattccatgcaatcaataaaaagattttggtGTCCGaaaaattagtgataaaacagagcaatTTAGTATCCCCTTACGTGATTATCTTAACAAAATCTTACGTCATTGTTTAGCTTTGTATAACTAGAAATGTATACAGTcgaataaaagttaaataacaaaaaaaatactcaagtgtAAATACATTTGGGTGATAATGCgcttaagtttaaaaagaatgaggaaGTATGcgcaattaaatgttaaaatgtaccttaaaaaaagttttgaaactctcaaaagtaaaaatatcttataataaacattGGCTATTGTCATATTAACGCCATTTCATAACAGCGGGCTACTAAACAAATGATTCGATGAGTAATTTAACTAGAATTCATCAACTAATAACGGAGATAATACGAGTGGCTATATTGTTTACAGTGGCCATAATACCACCTTTTCCTCTATATGTCTATTTTGCGTGCTCAATATTAAATCCTTTAATCACTCATTAGTCTTACatctttttaatgaaatattctaaatagatatttaattactaGCTTTACGAAATAATGCCTTTTCCCGTTCGCGCAGGAGTCAATCATCAAAATCTGCAATCTTGCTTGTAGGTAATGCCGTTGGAGAACAACATGAAGACGCCATCGCACTTCATTGGCTGCCCGGGTGTCCTCAACACCGGCATGTTCCTCGTCGTGTTGCTGTACAGCACCGTCGGTTTCTTCGGCTACTGGAAGTACGGCGAGACCACGAAGGCCTCCATCACGCTCAATCCCCCGCAGGACGAGGTGCTCGCGCAATCCGCCAAGGTAATGATCGCCATCGCGATCTTCCTCACGTACGGGCTTCAGTTCTACGTGCCAATGGAGATCATCTGGAAGAATGCCAAGCAGTACTTCAGCTCCCGCCGAATGCTCGGCGAGTACATCATCCGTATCGCATTGGTGGTCTTCACCGTCTGCGTGGCGATCGCGATCCCGAATTTGGGCCCGTTCATCTCCCTCGTCGGGGCCGTGTGCCTGTCCACGCTGGGCCTCATGTTCCCCTCGGTGATCGAGCTGGTGACCGTCTGGGAGCAGGAGAACGGCCTCGGCAAGTGGAACTGGCGGCTCTGGAAGAACATCGCCATCATATCCTTCGGCGTGTTGGGCTTCCTCACCGGCACGTACGTCAGCATCCAAGAGATCCTGGAGGCGAAATGAGACACCCCGGGTACGGCGCGAGGAGCGGTCGGCGAAGCGGCCGCTCGCGAATACCGCTCGCCGTCGTCGGGCGGCGAGTATCGTGTATGACAGCGCGTGCTGGACGTCTCTCGCGCGGATGACGCGATGGCGCTgtcagcagcagcagcaggtaGACAGGGGCTACCGGGTCCGGGTACGGGTAGCGCGACAGCTGTGACAATAATGACAACGacggcaacgacgacgacgacgacgacgacgacgacgacgacgacgagtgACGGTAATGACGAAGACACACGCAAGGTGCCTTCGGAAACGTGATCAAACTTttcatttatcattttctCCTTAACGGTAGTGAAATTAGTATTACGCGCGTCGTGCACGGGATGCGTCGACGGGATGCGCGAGGTGTACGGTCGAATTCGGGGAATTCGAGAAATCGCTCGATATCGCGCGCCCTCCGATAACTTATCGTTATTCTCGCGCAGAAATCACGCAGGATTTATCTCTTCATCGGCATTACATACCTGGCGAAGATTGGATCGTTGAATTAGGCTGGCCCGAAGCGTTACTACACGAGTCTCCCCGCGAGTGGGGAACGGAAACAAAATTACGTGCATTACATGTAGTATCAGGATAGAAGTGATTTTGccgattaaaataatgatatacttgctacatataatatacttttctaATTTAGTAATACATTTTGCGAAGACTTTGTCCGAAGAAAATtgtagaattataattttatttaaagcagaATTTACGGAGGATTATGACAAGTCTTTAGCGCtaatttaatgtttctatGACTCTTTAGGAGCAGGATCTTTGCGAttttcgatatatatatatattttttttttagattttatcttatatctcGTACAGCAGATTTAAGTCGGAATATCTATCGCGATATTGGCCTCTAGGAATTCCAGTCGGAGCATTAACGATGAGCGGATGGtgtttacattgtttttttttttcgcactCTTTTTTCCTGGTCAcctatttttcttaattatttaatcgcgCCGCATTGGCCGTACGCGCGTAGAGCTTTTTTGCGGACTTTACAACTGCGGGACGGTTTTCTAGAATAGCGTACGCGATTTTCTGTGATCGTACGCGCATACCTTGCATAtgtatattgtgta
This genomic window from Monomorium pharaonis isolate MP-MQ-018 chromosome 8, ASM1337386v2, whole genome shotgun sequence contains:
- the LOC105830156 gene encoding proton-coupled amino acid transporter-like protein pathetic isoform X3 — protein: MIKRTPMRPMIAEYEPKKQGVKTELSDVVLVKYKCEKNDVPITVTNGSTLPLVERPADEEAALYDPFEHRKLAHPTSDLDTLIHLLKGSLGTGILAMPMAFRNAGLTFGLFATFFIGAVCTYCVHILVKSAHVLCRRLQTPSLGFADVAEAAFLVGPEPVQKYARLAKATINSFLVIDLVGCCCVYIVFISTNLKEVVDYYTETDKSLRLYMAMLLPALILLSLVRNLKYLAPFSMVANVLIATGMAITFYYIFHDLPTISDVPNFSSWSQLPLFFGTAIFALEGIGVVMPLENNMKTPSHFIGCPGVLNTGMFLVVLLYSTVGFFGYWKYGETTKASITLNPPQDEVLAQSAKVMIAIAIFLTYGLQFYVPMEIIWKNAKQYFSSRRMLGEYIIRIALVVFTVCVAIAIPNLGPFISLVGAVCLSTLGLMFPSVIELVTVWEQENGLGKWNWRLWKNIAIISFGVLGFLTGTYVSIQEILEAK
- the LOC105830156 gene encoding proton-coupled amino acid transporter-like protein pathetic isoform X1 yields the protein MGNTDSSHDVEMSSLSVAATNDRPHIMRTPMRPMIAEYEPKKQGVKTELSDVVLVKYKCEKNDVPITVTNGSTLPLVERPADEEAALYDPFEHRKLAHPTSDLDTLIHLLKGSLGTGILAMPMAFRNAGLTFGLFATFFIGAVCTYCVHILVKSAHVLCRRLQTPSLGFADVAEAAFLVGPEPVQKYARLAKATINSFLVIDLVGCCCVYIVFISTNLKEVVDYYTETDKSLRLYMAMLLPALILLSLVRNLKYLAPFSMVANVLIATGMAITFYYIFHDLPTISDVPNFSSWSQLPLFFGTAIFALEGIGVVMPLENNMKTPSHFIGCPGVLNTGMFLVVLLYSTVGFFGYWKYGETTKASITLNPPQDEVLAQSAKVMIAIAIFLTYGLQFYVPMEIIWKNAKQYFSSRRMLGEYIIRIALVVFTVCVAIAIPNLGPFISLVGAVCLSTLGLMFPSVIELVTVWEQENGLGKWNWRLWKNIAIISFGVLGFLTGTYVSIQEILEAK
- the LOC105830156 gene encoding proton-coupled amino acid transporter-like protein pathetic isoform X2 — translated: MSHNTKGLGVPVHGGRIQRTPMRPMIAEYEPKKQGVKTELSDVVLVKYKCEKNDVPITVTNGSTLPLVERPADEEAALYDPFEHRKLAHPTSDLDTLIHLLKGSLGTGILAMPMAFRNAGLTFGLFATFFIGAVCTYCVHILVKSAHVLCRRLQTPSLGFADVAEAAFLVGPEPVQKYARLAKATINSFLVIDLVGCCCVYIVFISTNLKEVVDYYTETDKSLRLYMAMLLPALILLSLVRNLKYLAPFSMVANVLIATGMAITFYYIFHDLPTISDVPNFSSWSQLPLFFGTAIFALEGIGVVMPLENNMKTPSHFIGCPGVLNTGMFLVVLLYSTVGFFGYWKYGETTKASITLNPPQDEVLAQSAKVMIAIAIFLTYGLQFYVPMEIIWKNAKQYFSSRRMLGEYIIRIALVVFTVCVAIAIPNLGPFISLVGAVCLSTLGLMFPSVIELVTVWEQENGLGKWNWRLWKNIAIISFGVLGFLTGTYVSIQEILEAK